The genomic stretch AGCAAAGTTGTGTTTGGTCAATTGATGCAATTCTTGTACGTGTAAATCTCTTTGATTTGTAAATGACTCACACACAAGAAGAATTAGGTTAATGTGGAAGATACTCACATATGAAGGTAAATTTGTTGTAAGTGCATGTATGCGTATTGAGTACCACATTgaggaaaaataaacaaaggtgagtagttaatatatatatattagtggcTCCAAACTcataaacttaagtttttgagttTGAATAGTAACTAATAGTGTATATTAATGTGCTATTGCAGACTCTCTAGGTGATTCTCTCCCTAATACTAAGAAGTCTTAGATTAAGCTAGACTTCCTTTGTAACTTTTTGAAAGTGATTCCTTCTTAGATTAAAATATTTACACTTACTTGTGCTTTTGAGGTTTCCTTTACttgaaaaacaaatgaagaggCATAAGATAAGCCCCGTTGCAGGGACCAATACAGCTACCCATAATTTCCAATTTTTCCCTGAATATGATGACAAGAATCACTATTAGctcaaccatatatataaaagaattaagTATTGGATCAAAATGAAAGAGAATGTAATTAAGTATTAGCTAACCATACTTTTCATTTCACTCATCTTGCCTTTGGTACTTGGATCTAGATGCTCATCAGCAGCAAGTTTGAGATAGATTTCTTGTCCAACTTCACCACCATATGAGAGTTGCTGCAAGTTCAAAAGAGCTCCTTCCCATACCATACACCCACTCCTATTATAAGCATAAGCTGTGCAAGAACAATTTCCCATGCAATCCAATTCACATCTGCTAGCATTCATGGCCAAATATGTTTTCGAATAAACAGGCAATTGCATGATTGATATTTTCAGGAACCAATCTTTTGTGCCATTAGCATACGTATTATTCTCACATTGCAAAGGGGATTTCCTCACACACCCACCTGACCAATCATTTAGTCTGGTGTCTTCCATCGAAAATGGTTCAAAACCTTTAAGACATTCACAGGGGCTCGAGAAATTCTCACGATACACGCCAAAAGCACCACACAAAGCATAGACTGATAGCTCTGCCGCCGGTTGAGACCAAAATCTAGCAAATGCCAAAGGGCCAGACAGCCACGACCATAGCTGGATATGTCCTGTAGAGTCCATCACATATTTAGAACGGTGGGAAGGATTATAATGAGAATAAGTAAAATACCTTCCATTTTCATTTGACACAAAACTGAAGTTGTAGATATGATTCAATCCCATCTCAGGAATAAAGGCAAAGCTGGAAGAAGTTCCATTCCAAAGTCCAGAACTCCAATAGATTTGGGTTTTGTTCCATTCTAAGCAAATTTGACTGCTTCCATTTGGGTCTAACCCAAACGAGAACACACCAGGTGATGGATCTTCTGAATTTTTCCATGAACTGAGCTGCTGTGGTTTTCCAGTAACCTTATCGACCCCAAGCTTCGCACCTGGCAGCAATATATTGGTTGGATGGTCGAAACTCTGCCAAAATATAGAGGACGCATTCCACCTATCTCTTAAAACAAAATTCCCATCATCACCAAGTACTGCTTCTGTTAAATTTGATCCGGGAAATGTCAAATTTGTCGACCAAACTGGGATTTTGGAGGAGCCTTGAAACAGGAGTAGATTGCCATCTTCTGAGAGGATTAGGATTGAGGAAGATGGGTGAGACAAAGGGTTTTCTCTATTTGCTACCCAAACAGTATTGTCCTTCTGGCCAAACCTTTTATACCATATGCCCAGGTAGATTTTTAATGAAGTTCCTGGTTTGAAGAACCCGAGCTCAAAAGTGCCACCTTTAGATACTATggtctctctctttgaaagagaaagagagtgacCTGGAGAAAGGGTATCAGCAGCTATGGAGAAGCATGCTCTGTAATAAGACATGATTAGAAGCAGAGCAAATAAGAGCCATGGCTTCTTACTCTTCATGGCACCTTTCAATTCCCTCTCTAACTTGCAGTACCGCAGTTACTAATTACAGAAAAATGGTAGAAGAAGACATGGATGGGtgaacaaagaaaacaaagactTTTTCTTGTGATACAGTTCACTTCCACAGAATTCATTACAGAGCGTGTGGAAAACGCTGGATGCTTTTGTGTCATGATGTACCATGTTGAACTCGCTTCAGCACAGTGGTGGAGACAGGGGGCTGCGGGGGATCTACCAAACCCTCCATTGCCCGTCTGAACCTTcaagaaaaacataaactaaaaaatggACTTTTTAGGCCAAAATCCAAGTTACCACTAAAcactttataaaaataataataataaaaaataaaaaatcttgggTGATTCAATCTAAACagaaaaaactataaaagaGGTCTCTCAcaacatttaaataaaaaaacaaaacaaaaacaaattgagaaAGTACATATACCCCATTAAAGTAGTCTCCTAAATATATTATCAATTGTGTTCATATCTCTTAAAAGTACCAACTAAGGCCagcaaaaaagacaaaaatacatcaTATTCAACAAGAAATTCTTAACAACTTGAGCTCAAGAAAACCAGCAACCTTCAAGTACTGTTACAAAAGGCAAAACGGGAAGTTGTAACCCAAAATCATAAGAcgtgctagggagccaaacaaatgaacttaaaaaaattttcaaattaatgtggcaggagtttttaaattaaaaaaaaaatacaattctctctccGTTATTTGCCACTCACGATTTGCCACGCcagtttagaaatttttctagatccatttgtttggctccctagcactttCCCAAAATAATTGAAGGTATACATACACCAACCAGTACAAATGCCCACATTCTCTTCAATCCCTTGAATTTACCATTCCCCATAATTCTGGTTCTAACCATGCAGCTCCCACCATACTTTCtgcaaccctttttttttttttttttttttttttttttggggttcaATGGATTTCCAAATTTCACATCATTTCTATATACCTTCATGTATTGTAAACTGCCTAGCTCCAAGCCAATTTTACACACAACACTGCTTTCAAACTTTTACCCTGCCATTCTCCAATACATTTTCTTACAATATCCTcccaaaaatatccctataaatagaaaacagaaaaactaaaaaagtgaaaaaaaaaaaaaaaatagtagctCAATGTAAATGCTCTATCTAAACGTACAAGGCGCAGATCAAAGTTGAACACTGTACTTTGTATCCGACATAATCACTCTCTGGAAAGACTAGTTTCGAAATCGATACTGTTGGAGTCAATTTGCCAAACGGAGATTCTCCATAGGATCTGCTTTTTCTCGAGTGGAGAAAAAGGGCGCGCGGTGACTATATTCAACCGGACGTGTTCATCGCACCAATATtatcaaactactttttgaatTGCTTTAGTGCATGTGTTGACAAAATTTGTTAGAgggtgtttttatttatttatttattttttatagttgtAATGTGATGTAGAAATAAAAACATTTCTCTAATCCTTTCCTTTTCTGGATTGTGTTGATATTAATTAGGAGCGAGATTATCGGGAATGGGTAGAGGATTTTCCATAGATATGGAAAGAATTTTGAGGAGGAAGGCTTGAAATATATGCAGTCCCACGAAGTCAAAGGGACACAAAAAAAAGGGGACCGGAAGAGGTGGCGTGAATCAAGGAGATGGGGTATCGCTAGAGGATATGAGGGGGGAAGGGACAGTCATGGACGTTACTCTGACTCACGTCAACTGGAGAAATAcctaaaaggaaagaaaacgGGAAGGTTCTAGAACAAGTGAAAAACGGGTAGAGCTGTCAACGGTCCCACACGGatctaattttttgaaattacagATTCTTTAAGAAATTggattaaatactttttttttgtctaatgtagtttaataattttattttttgtcatcttagttttattttatgttgataATGATTAAGAATTGAGATGATACCTCTGTCTTCAAAATTTGACAGTAATTCTCTTAAAAAATCGACACGTGTCTAtacacttaattaaaaataaaagaattaaaatcattagAAAATTACATTAGTAGAGAAGACACTAATGAATGTTGAATGAAAGCTAACAAAAGGAAACACCAACACAGAGTCCAGAGAACATTGCCAGCGCACCCGAAAGAGAACCACATGTCTCAAACGAGAAGGAAAAACCCAAAGATAAAAGCATCAAGAAGAAGGAACAAAAGAGGAGGGAAGAAGGCCGTGCTCCTCTTAGACCAGCCAGCCAAATttaaggcctttttttttttttttttttttcaaggggAGAGAGCGGCGCATAGAGAAAGCTTCTTGGATAAGTTCTAGGTAAATCGTTAAGGTGTAAAATGCCGGTTGCTTTAGGGAGTTATGGGAGTCAAGTCTTTGCTAGCCCAGTTgtatttcatttttcctttggattggtttttgtttagttttttattttttattttttatttattattattattattattattgtttttcaaAGTACATCAACTaagaaactaaaacaaagaacaacaaattATGGACAACCCAACAAAAAGTTCTAAAACAACCACATATGTAGCGCcccaaatttaaaattcttatttaaagATATTACTTTGATGATGACTAGGtaagaatatatattattgCGAAAAATATGATGATGTATGAATATTATACGAAATAGTATGAGAGATTGGTAGATAGAATAGTGAATGAAACTAATAGATGGAATAATGGATGGAGCTAGATGAATATTGGTTTAGGATTATTATGAGCCttaattttatgagaaaattatATCCTGATTATTTGATAGGGTGATTTAAGAGATAGAATGATTTTTAATAAGGCTAATATGTAGAGTACTGTGATTTGATAGTGAATGATTGATACTTTGatggtttgaactttgaagggtAATGGGTCACGACAAGGCTGGACCAGAATCGTGGAGCAAAGTGTATGAGAGTATCCAAAACCTTGACTCCACCTGctccattatttttcttctcttcctcaaATTTCTTCACAGCACCCCCACCCTTCCAACTACTCCACCTTCtcccatttcttttttattttcttattccCCACTTTTCCCAACGTCACGTTTCTTTTCtccttatcttttctttttattttcttattttctgttgaaatatatatataaaataataaaataagaaagaaaaagaaaagagagaggaagcggagagagacgtatgTGCTACATCTTGTATCTTTAATATATCAAACAATATtcacataactctctatttagaAAAAGACAATGAGTAATAATCAAGAAACCGTATAATagatctaaactaattaaggaagagaataaaacttataaagaaatataataatgaaaaatgaaaatattctaagataaagagaaataagttactaaaaaaaatattaataaacctaatttaaaatatataaaatactcCAACATTCTCCTCTCTTATCCACGGAAATTCTTAAGggaatttcagtttctgaaatttcaaatttaggccatttatttttcatcaaaGGGTCATTGTTCTGCCATGTATcctactactaataaaataataaaataagaaaaatttattattttattagtagtgagatATGTGACAAAACAATGACTATTAGATAAAAAATGGACTACCTAGATTTGAAATTCCATAAACTGAAATTCCTagctctctcttttatttttttatttttttatttttcttctttctcctctttctGCCGACAGACTCCAATTATTTgctcttcctttcttttctacacatgtCTTCTACGCTTCCCTTATTCCTTCTTCGCTTATTTCatactctctttctcttcaacGGAAAGAGAGAggttaggcgagagagagactGAGACGACGGAGAGTAGAGAGAGTAACTGAGAGAGACAGAAAGACAGAGAAGgaggagacagagagagacgAAGACTCAGAGAGAGCGTGAGAGATAGAAGTTGAGAGCGAAACTaaattgaaatggagaagagagACTGAGCGAATGAAAACGAGACAGAGAGAACGagattgagaaaaagaaagagtctGAGACAGAGGGAGATAGAGAGGGAATTGATTCaagatagagagagatagaagagatgaaagaagaagaaagagaaagagggaccGTAGGAGAGAGATGAAGATGCTGTAAGAAGGTGATCGATGGAAGAAAGAGCTGATGAGTGTTATTGAGAGAAAAAGGCAGTGAGAAACGTGAGAGAGAGGAAATAAAATTATGGTGTTACGAATTAGTATTAATGGGTTCGTATGAGGCAAAACCATTTCCTTGTCTTTTTGAGTAATTAGTTAATTTCAATTTGGTTTAGTATTAAGATGTTATTAATTTAGAAGTTGTTAAACAGAATGGAAcaactaaattatttttcaaggtAATTAATTAGCAAGTTAAAAGACTGCTCATAGCTGCAGTCTAAATGTAAGTAAATTccctaccccttctaaaattatcatATCATACTATTTATgcatttttgtttcaaattgtaaataattattttgtttagttgttATGGAGTTATATTGCATGCATGATAGAgttacaaaaagaaattttgtgaaaatagtgatgcttataagaaataagaataatgataaacTCTCATatatgttgccctaagatgtatCAAGAAAAGTACCAGGGAtgagataaaaatttataaaatgagggcacatatatagaggagagtatttttggccctaagAGATACAAGAAAGAGATGAGTTCAGTACCGATACTTGAATGGAGGCAAAACCACTGAAGGATGCTACGCAAGAAAGTGGTATTCTATCAACATGACCACTGAGTGCACCAAATAAGAGTTAATTGACAGTTGGGCATGACTGAGGCCACAGTTGGTGCCATGGTTTAAAGGActcgcaaccctcgtacacatgGATAACAGTGTACATAGCCCTTATTATGAGATAATAACTAAAAACAATTGCATGGATGATTTATGATGATGTTTTCTTGCTAGATGTAACAATAAGTATATGCTATGGGAGATGCAaccgtgtgtgtgtgtctatatatatatatatatatatatatatatatatatatatatttgtgtgctTTCCAATTtcaatacaaaacatttttcaaaacgggaATAAtaagtaaaactatttatggttgtggattttacttatTGGGCTCCTTTGGACTCAttgagttttatttcttgttcttAGGTAAAGAGCAAGCTGGAACAGAAGGCcaaaattattgtttaaaacataaaaatgtaaattataatttatttttgctttatatattcataaacaatTAAATCTATATTGaccaatctaaatataaaattgtaCATAgacattttgttatttaataataaataagtgtaaaaaattgattacaTACCTCtcagtaaaaataattaaacaccTTATTTGGATTGTTTAATGACttaaagaagagaaatttggctaattgaatttgaatttgcaaATCGCAAAATTGAAATCGCTAAATCGCAACACAGTTTATGAGTTTAGGttttactttaatatatatatatatatatatatatatatatatatatatatatatatatatatataatatgtcaGTAGATTGTTAACATGCTAAACTCAACTCAATTCTCAAGGTATAATTTCCATTTCCCCTTTCCCATacgtaaaaaacaaaaaaggttggGGGGGCGGATGAGAGGGGGTAAAAGCCTTGAgtatatgattgatcattattaaattttgatcacatggtgattttaaaaatcaccttATTTTTAGAGTGATACAAGAGGGACATAAagaacttatagaattactcattaTCACATAGGTACCCCTTCTTGCTCTAATCTTAGCCTGCATTAATACAAGTCTTCCAGTTCCAAGTTCCAATGCAACTACTACCGAGTTAAACTCATCATAAACTATAAATGTTATGTAGtgaagaaagaaggaaacaaGTTATTCAAACACGTTATTTGtgttgatttaattttattcatcctaattttggttatttaaataatttgtaaattttttttgttaccgtgcacaacaatgatgaataatatagaattcaaaaagagaaagatcaagagagagtcgagatacagatttacgtggttcgacaatatgcctacgtccactgg from Corylus avellana chromosome ca1, CavTom2PMs-1.0 encodes the following:
- the LOC132170333 gene encoding receptor-like serine/threonine-protein kinase SD1-8, producing MSYYRACFSIAADTLSPGHSLSLSKRETIVSKGGTFELGFFKPGTSLKIYLGIWYKRFGQKDNTVWVANRENPLSHPSSSILILSEDGNLLLFQGSSKIPVWSTNLTFPGSNLTEAVLGDDGNFVLRDRWNASSIFWQSFDHPTNILLPGAKLGVDKVTGKPQQLSSWKNSEDPSPGVFSFGLDPNGSSQICLEWNKTQIYWSSGLWNGTSSSFAFIPEMGLNHIYNFSFVSNENGRYFTYSHYNPSHRSKYVMDSTGHIQLWSWLSGPLAFARFWSQPAAELSVYALCGAFGVYRENFSSPCECLKGFEPFSMEDTRLNDWSGGCVRKSPLQCENNTYANGTKDWFLKISIMQLPVYSKTYLAMNASRCELDCMGNCSCTAYAYNRSGCMVWEGALLNLQQLSYGGEVGQEIYLKLAADEHLDPSTKGKMSEMKNQTEESPSSNNLLLFDFDIELHAINDGMNTHSNLEKIEKKDAELPLFSYESVSTATNNFSVANKLGEGGFGPVYKGKSLKGQEIAVKMLSKISGQGLVEFRNETILIAKLQHRNLVRIMGCCIERDEKMLIYEYMPNKSLDLYLFDQTKKKMLDWGTRIRIIEGIAQGLLYLHQYSRLRIIHRDLKPSNILLDSEMNPKISDFGMARIVGDNETQTTHRIVGTYGYMSPEYAMEGLYSIKSDVFSFGVLVLEIMSGRKNTGFYNESLNLVRYAWELWRDDQSLDLMEPTIGYPTSTSIVLRFINIGLLCVQESPTDRPTMPDVISMISNEHAPLPTPKKPAFTRGRNVMDTDSTIDSTTGNCSKNNITISTMEAR